A region of Methanomicrobium sp. W14 DNA encodes the following proteins:
- the cfbE gene encoding coenzyme F430 synthase, whose translation MYILVLDTIHGGEEIALHLKKAGHKCDTVDVYRHEKGVSEEFALKQHYDLIIAPVHLNPGYSLLDSPGAPVITHHQAVSMIIGDRKPTLSVEITGARGKTTTAFALAHVLKGKGKGILHTSKGTFRIPEQEIIDNTSITPASAIFPALLAYEENRWLIAEESLGVCGFSTLCILTSSEDYKFAGNTKSALLEKVKTLEKCKNVLLAPGAGELPKNALHAEEFASVRDDVCTYEYEGVKGSFKNPLLRVKGYREAITTAAAAGCILGANSKKLEDFMPVEGRMSFSRTGGRLVVDNSNSGVNKMTAVTAASFAEKMTDKKEITLVIGVEKENICEGFSPEDVISAIRRIKPKKVVIVGDSLRCIKPEDIGCIPAEYEKSLEEGKFKALNNGSENSIVLCVKTWR comes from the coding sequence ATGTACATTCTGGTGCTTGACACCATACACGGGGGCGAAGAGATTGCCCTTCACCTGAAAAAGGCCGGACATAAATGCGATACGGTTGATGTCTACAGGCACGAAAAAGGCGTATCCGAGGAATTCGCACTAAAACAGCATTACGACCTCATCATTGCACCGGTCCACTTAAACCCGGGGTATTCTCTCCTTGATTCCCCCGGTGCACCTGTAATAACGCATCACCAGGCGGTCTCCATGATAATAGGCGACAGAAAACCTACCCTGTCAGTTGAGATAACAGGTGCCAGGGGAAAAACAACGACAGCATTCGCACTGGCGCATGTCCTTAAGGGAAAAGGAAAAGGCATTCTTCATACGTCAAAAGGGACTTTCAGAATCCCGGAACAGGAGATAATAGATAATACAAGCATTACACCTGCTTCTGCTATATTCCCCGCCCTTCTTGCATATGAGGAAAACAGGTGGCTTATAGCGGAAGAGTCCCTTGGTGTCTGCGGGTTTTCCACCCTGTGCATCCTTACATCATCGGAAGACTACAAATTCGCCGGGAATACCAAAAGCGCTCTTTTGGAAAAGGTGAAAACACTTGAAAAATGCAAAAATGTCCTGCTTGCACCCGGTGCAGGAGAACTTCCCAAAAACGCCCTGCACGCGGAAGAATTCGCATCAGTCAGAGATGACGTCTGCACATATGAATATGAAGGAGTAAAAGGAAGCTTTAAAAATCCGCTTCTCCGGGTAAAAGGATACAGAGAGGCAATAACGACCGCCGCTGCGGCAGGCTGCATACTTGGTGCAAACTCTAAAAAGCTTGAAGATTTTATGCCGGTTGAAGGCAGGATGTCTTTTTCCAGGACCGGCGGAAGGCTTGTCGTCGACAATTCTAACAGCGGTGTGAACAAAATGACCGCTGTTACAGCCGCATCGTTTGCCGAGAAGATGACAGACAAAAAAGAAATTACCCTTGTAATAGGCGTTGAAAAGGAAAATATTTGCGAAGGCTTCAGCCCTGAAGACGTTATATCTGCAATAAGACGGATAAAGCCCAAAAAAGTCGTAATCGTAGGGGATTCCCTAAGGTGCATAAAACCTGAAGACATAGGGTGCATCCCGGCTGAATACGAAAAAAGCCTCGAAGAGGGAAAATTTAAAGCCCTTAACAACGGCTCTGAAAACAGCATAGTTCTTTGTGTAAAAACGTGGAGATAG
- the cfbA gene encoding sirohydrochlorin nickelochelatase — protein sequence MKKSGFLLVGHGSTKPYNKQLIENTAKLISEKENSYIVKCAFMENSTPSIPEVLDEFKNEDLESMVVVPLFLARGVHIDKDIPGILGIEEGGHKGEFETKNGKIPLVFAKPIGDNPMLADLMIESAKRAVEEYSD from the coding sequence ATGAAGAAGAGTGGATTCTTACTTGTCGGACACGGCAGTACAAAGCCATACAACAAGCAGCTTATCGAAAACACTGCAAAACTTATCTCCGAAAAGGAAAACAGCTACATTGTAAAGTGTGCATTCATGGAGAACAGCACACCTTCAATACCTGAAGTTCTGGATGAGTTCAAAAACGAGGACCTTGAATCAATGGTCGTCGTCCCCTTATTCCTTGCAAGAGGGGTTCATATAGACAAGGATATCCCCGGCATCCTCGGCATTGAAGAAGGCGGACACAAAGGTGAATTTGAGACCAAAAACGGCAAAATCCCGCTTGTATTCGCAAAACCAATCGGCGACAACCCGATGCTTGCAGACCTCATGATAGAGAGTGCAAAAAGAGCAGTAGAAGAATATTCAGATTAA
- a CDS encoding Holliday junction resolvase codes for MSDFERDMVHCLNHFFDSSNLKGYAYRLKQSKYSTQYVDVLVDSLDPRYYLAIECKSLKGKKIYFTQHFHEDKNNVHQIDAIWDFICRTGRRGFLAVEFRGGKGSLNRAFLMSWPEVMKIRETNAGISVDDFSSGIELERCDGGYRLSVLYPKELHNILQNDMTE; via the coding sequence ATGAGTGATTTTGAAAGAGATATGGTTCATTGCCTGAACCATTTTTTTGACAGCAGCAACCTTAAGGGGTATGCATACAGGCTGAAGCAGTCGAAGTACAGCACCCAGTATGTTGATGTCCTTGTTGATTCATTAGACCCGCGCTACTATCTTGCTATAGAGTGTAAGTCGTTAAAAGGGAAAAAAATTTATTTTACGCAGCATTTTCATGAAGACAAAAACAATGTCCACCAGATAGATGCAATATGGGATTTTATCTGCAGGACCGGAAGACGCGGATTTCTTGCTGTCGAATTCCGCGGCGGGAAGGGAAGTTTGAACAGGGCGTTTCTTATGTCCTGGCCTGAGGTTATGAAAATCAGGGAGACCAATGCAGGGATTTCCGTTGACGATTTCAGTTCCGGCATTGAACTTGAAAGGTGTGACGGCGGGTACAGGCTGTCCGTCCTATACCCAAAGGAATTACATAATATATTACAAAATGATATGACAGAATGA